In Bactrocera neohumeralis isolate Rockhampton unplaced genomic scaffold, APGP_CSIRO_Bneo_wtdbg2-racon-allhic-juicebox.fasta_v2 ctg165_3, whole genome shotgun sequence, one genomic interval encodes:
- the LOC126766550 gene encoding uncharacterized protein LOC126766550 has product MESTLSLIHTMFPQANFNTDDLEAWNSVDNVLAEENPSAENELAIEISEEEEGDTAVVVAVPLIKHTDAIDCFEKCIKWSEENIVEQEKIFLLKSLHQKAQDLKISRSQKQMSITNFFSVE; this is encoded by the exons ATGGAGAGCACACTTTCTCTTATCCATACAATGTTTCCCCAG gcaAACTTCAACACAGATGATTTGGAAGCATGGAACAGTGTAGACAATGTACTTGCAGAAGAGAACCCGAGTGCTGAAAATGAACTAGCTATAGAAATTTCGGAAGAGGAGGAAGGTGATACCGCTGTAGTTGTAGCTGTGCCGTTAATAAAGCATACTGACGCCATCGACTGCTTTGAGAAGTGTATCAAATGGTCTGAAGAAAACATCGTAgaacaggaaaaaatatttttattgaaaagccTACATCAAAAGGCACAGGATCTCAAAATTTCTCGCTCACAAAAGCAAATGAGCataacaaatttcttttcagTTGAATAA